One segment of Phaeacidiphilus oryzae TH49 DNA contains the following:
- a CDS encoding chaplin, with protein MRIAKKALVIGVAASGLALAGAGAASASSAAAGTAANSPGVLSGNQLQVPVHVPVNVCGNTVDVIGLLNPAFGNSCANAG; from the coding sequence ATGCGCATCGCGAAGAAGGCTCTCGTCATCGGTGTCGCCGCGTCCGGGCTCGCCCTCGCCGGCGCCGGCGCCGCCTCGGCCAGCAGCGCCGCGGCCGGCACCGCCGCCAACTCGCCCGGCGTCCTGTCCGGCAACCAGCTGCAGGTCCCGGTGCACGTCCCGGTGAACGTCTGCGGCAACACCGTCGACGTGATCGGCCTGCTCAACCCGGCGTTCGGCAACAGCTGCGCCAACGCCGGCTGA
- a CDS encoding chaplin: MQKTKRGLCVAVAAAGLVAAGAGVASANAAAAGTAANSPGFISGNQLQIPVHVPVNLCGNSINVIGALNPAFGNSCANR, translated from the coding sequence ATGCAGAAGACCAAGCGCGGCCTGTGCGTGGCCGTCGCCGCGGCCGGCCTGGTCGCCGCCGGTGCCGGTGTCGCCAGCGCGAACGCGGCCGCCGCGGGCACCGCCGCCAACTCGCCGGGCTTCATCTCCGGCAACCAGCTGCAGATCCCGGTTCACGTCCCGGTGAACCTCTGCGGCAACAGCATCAACGTCATCGGCGCCCTGAACCCGGCCTTCGGCAACAGCTGCGCCAACCGCTGA
- a CDS encoding chaplin yields the protein MKNAVKGALITAAAAGVVAGGAGAAFASSAAQGAASCSPGVASGNQAQVPVHVPVNVSGNSVNVIGLLNPAFGNSAANAG from the coding sequence ATGAAGAACGCTGTCAAGGGCGCTCTCATCACCGCCGCCGCGGCCGGCGTCGTCGCCGGTGGCGCTGGTGCCGCCTTCGCGAGCTCTGCCGCCCAGGGTGCCGCGTCCTGCTCGCCCGGTGTCGCCTCGGGCAACCAGGCGCAGGTCCCGGTGCACGTCCCGGTGAACGTCTCGGGGAACAGCGTCAACGTGATCGGCCTGCTGAACCCGGCGTTCGGCAACAGCGCCGCCAACGCCGGCTGA
- the hemB gene encoding porphobilinogen synthase yields MAGENKWAIRPEETPVIRPRRLRSTAAMRRLVAETRLHPAELILPVFVREGISEPVPLAAMPGVVQHTRDTLKAAAVEAVEAGVGGLMIYGVPEVQDAAGSEGTNPDGILQQAIRDVIAEVGDEIVVMSDLCLDEYTDHGHCGVLAEDGSVDNDATLARYAEMAVVQADAGVHVVAPSGMMDGQVRVARRALDEHGHTDVAILAYTAKYASAFYGPFREAVGSSLKGDRKAYQQDPGNAREALRELELDVAEGADLVMVKPGMVYLDILSAVAEASPVPVSAYQVSGEYAMIEAAAANGWIDRDRAIMEALTALRRAGAEQILTYWAVEAARNLRQG; encoded by the coding sequence ATGGCCGGCGAGAACAAGTGGGCGATCCGCCCGGAGGAGACCCCGGTCATCCGGCCCCGCAGGCTCCGCAGCACAGCGGCGATGCGGCGGCTCGTCGCGGAGACCCGCCTCCACCCGGCGGAGCTGATCCTGCCGGTCTTCGTCCGGGAGGGGATCAGCGAGCCGGTCCCGCTGGCGGCGATGCCGGGGGTCGTCCAGCACACCCGGGACACCCTCAAGGCGGCGGCCGTCGAGGCCGTCGAGGCCGGCGTCGGCGGGTTGATGATCTACGGCGTCCCCGAGGTGCAGGACGCGGCCGGCTCCGAGGGCACCAACCCGGACGGCATCCTCCAGCAGGCCATCCGCGACGTGATCGCCGAGGTCGGCGACGAGATCGTGGTGATGTCCGACCTCTGCCTGGACGAGTACACCGACCACGGCCACTGCGGGGTCCTCGCCGAGGACGGCTCGGTGGACAACGACGCGACCCTCGCCCGCTACGCCGAGATGGCCGTGGTGCAGGCCGACGCCGGCGTCCACGTGGTCGCCCCGTCCGGGATGATGGACGGCCAGGTGCGGGTGGCCCGCCGGGCGCTGGACGAGCACGGGCACACCGACGTGGCGATCCTGGCGTACACCGCGAAGTACGCCTCGGCCTTCTACGGCCCCTTCCGGGAGGCCGTCGGGTCCTCGCTCAAGGGCGACCGCAAGGCCTACCAGCAGGACCCGGGGAACGCCCGGGAGGCGCTGCGCGAGCTGGAGCTGGACGTCGCCGAGGGCGCGGACCTGGTGATGGTCAAGCCCGGCATGGTCTACCTGGACATCCTCAGCGCGGTCGCCGAGGCCTCGCCTGTCCCGGTCTCCGCGTACCAGGTCTCCGGTGAGTACGCGATGATCGAGGCCGCCGCGGCCAACGGCTGGATCGACCGGGACCGGGCGATCATGGAGGCGCTGACCGCGCTGCGCCGGGCCGGCGCCGAGCAGATCCTCACCTACTGGGCGGTCGAGGCGGCCCGCAACCTCCGCCAGGGCTGA